The following proteins are co-located in the Tolypothrix sp. NIES-4075 genome:
- a CDS encoding ShlB/FhaC/HecB family hemolysin secretion/activation protein, with protein MKSLIYPRDVLPKRLYHNTKNLHVRYALLILHLVCIVCIGLKATANDGGNINNSTFPPIAQTSDINTGTKPETSDRTFVRQIKVVDSTVFSEKDFNLILQPYVGRELTIEEIRQAADKITQLYLNQKYINSRAIPVTDQTTDGVVVIRVIEGRLSEIEVQGTKRLNPSYIRDRIKLGANIPLNTIQLEDQLKLLRIDPLFTNVEASLRPTGKVGQSILIVRVQEANPITASFGVDNYSPPSVGGERLAIELRDRNLIGIGDELAASYYHTLSGGSDVFDFSYQIPVNAMNGKVQFRVAPNRNEITEAPFDELGIRADEDLYEVNYRQPLVRSPREEFALSLGFTYQDGQTFLFDRLPTPFGIGPDENGVSRTSVIKFSQDYVKRDPQGAWFVRSQFNFGIDLFDATINNAPIPDGRFFSWLAQAQRVQQLNNDNLLLIQADLQLTPDSLLPSQQFVIGGGQSVRGYRQNIRSGDNGFRLAIEDRFTVKRNESGLSTIQLIPFLDMGAIWNQSDNPNKLPSQTFLASAGLGLLWNQALGIDRLTLRLDYGIPFIDLKDKGNNAQDEGFYFSLRYQP; from the coding sequence ATGAAATCCCTAATTTATCCTAGAGACGTTCTACCGAAACGTCTCTACCATAACACCAAAAATTTACATGTCAGATATGCTTTGTTAATTCTACATTTAGTCTGCATTGTCTGCATCGGACTAAAAGCTACGGCTAATGATGGTGGTAACATAAATAACTCAACATTTCCACCAATTGCACAGACATCAGATATTAACACAGGAACAAAACCAGAAACAAGCGATCGCACTTTTGTCCGTCAAATCAAAGTTGTCGATAGCACTGTCTTTAGCGAAAAAGACTTTAACTTAATTTTACAGCCCTATGTCGGACGAGAATTAACGATTGAAGAAATTAGACAAGCCGCAGATAAAATTACTCAGCTTTATTTAAATCAAAAATATATCAATTCCAGAGCGATTCCGGTAACTGACCAGACTACAGACGGTGTGGTGGTAATTCGTGTCATCGAAGGACGTTTATCAGAAATTGAAGTTCAAGGAACAAAGCGATTAAATCCAAGTTATATTCGCGATCGCATCAAACTTGGCGCTAATATCCCTCTTAATACTATACAACTTGAAGACCAACTCAAGTTACTGCGAATCGATCCACTTTTCACCAATGTGGAAGCTAGTCTGCGTCCTACAGGTAAGGTTGGTCAAAGTATTCTCATTGTCAGAGTACAAGAAGCAAACCCGATAACCGCTAGTTTTGGTGTAGATAATTATTCACCACCTAGCGTTGGTGGAGAAAGATTGGCTATTGAATTGCGCGATCGCAATTTAATTGGCATTGGTGATGAGTTGGCAGCCTCATATTACCATACTCTCTCAGGTGGTTCGGATGTTTTTGATTTTAGTTATCAAATTCCGGTTAACGCGATGAATGGCAAGGTACAATTTAGAGTTGCCCCCAATCGTAACGAAATTACGGAAGCTCCGTTTGATGAATTAGGCATTCGCGCAGATGAAGATTTATATGAAGTTAATTATCGTCAACCGTTAGTGCGATCGCCAAGAGAAGAATTTGCCCTTTCTTTAGGATTTACTTATCAAGATGGTCAAACTTTTCTTTTTGATCGACTTCCCACCCCTTTTGGGATTGGTCCCGATGAAAATGGAGTTAGCCGTACTAGTGTAATTAAGTTTAGCCAAGATTATGTCAAACGCGATCCGCAAGGAGCTTGGTTTGTGCGATCGCAATTTAATTTTGGTATCGACTTATTCGATGCTACTATAAATAATGCACCCATCCCTGATGGTCGTTTTTTCAGTTGGTTGGCGCAAGCACAGCGCGTACAACAACTGAATAACGATAACTTGTTGCTGATTCAAGCAGACTTGCAACTAACACCAGATAGTTTATTACCTTCGCAACAATTCGTAATCGGTGGTGGACAGTCTGTCAGAGGATATCGGCAAAATATTCGTTCTGGCGATAATGGCTTTCGTTTAGCGATCGAAGATCGATTTACAGTCAAACGCAACGAATCAGGATTATCCACTATTCAGCTTATACCATTTCTCGACATGGGAGCAATTTGGAATCAATCTGATAATCCTAACAAACTACCCAGCCAAACATTTTTAGCAAGTGCAGGTTTAGGGCTATTGTGGAATCAAGCATTAGGAATCGATCGCCTAACTTTACGACTCGATTATGGAATTCCCTTCATCGATTTAAAAGATAAAGGTAATAATGCCCAAGATGAAGGCTTTTATTTTAGCTTGCGGTATCAACCGTAG
- a CDS encoding GDYXXLXY domain-containing protein, translating into MKSNSNESNKSLTPEMEFSKKVTFDDYIKANEQKSTKPLPFWRLIVPLLIQTALIMAIPFQAMFTHATGKTVILQTVPVNPNNALQGNSVNLDYNIARYNTLKRLPGWQELVRRRSNRNRQYVSLAEGTNFYVTLQEQEFPDSRNPRAWKPVRVSVNPPRTLAANQVALKGVYENGAINYGMESYSIPEDQRQQINNNLFQAQQTQGRRIQPILVEVKVDAEGNAVPVSMWVRDRNYRF; encoded by the coding sequence ATGAAAAGCAATTCCAACGAATCTAACAAATCTTTGACACCGGAAATGGAATTCTCCAAAAAGGTGACTTTTGACGATTACATTAAAGCTAATGAACAAAAATCAACAAAGCCTTTACCTTTTTGGCGGCTAATAGTTCCCTTGCTGATTCAAACAGCATTGATTATGGCGATACCATTTCAAGCGATGTTTACTCATGCCACTGGCAAAACAGTAATCTTGCAAACTGTACCAGTCAACCCTAACAATGCGCTACAGGGAAACTCAGTTAACCTTGATTACAACATCGCTCGTTATAACACTTTGAAAAGACTACCAGGATGGCAAGAATTAGTTAGACGCCGTTCTAATAGAAACAGACAATACGTTTCTTTAGCTGAGGGAACCAACTTTTATGTAACTTTGCAAGAGCAAGAATTTCCAGATTCTCGCAATCCTAGAGCTTGGAAGCCGGTGCGGGTTAGTGTTAATCCCCCTAGAACTTTAGCCGCAAATCAGGTTGCTTTAAAAGGTGTTTATGAGAATGGAGCTATTAACTATGGTATGGAATCATATTCCATCCCCGAAGACCAAAGGCAGCAAATTAATAATAATCTTTTTCAGGCACAGCAAACCCAAGGGAGACGAATACAACCGATTTTAGTTGAAGTTAAAGTAGATGCAGAGGGTAATGCTGTACCCGTTAGTATGTGGGTACGCGATCGCAACTACCGCTTTTAA
- a CDS encoding helix-turn-helix domain-containing protein, which produces MKIEEFIQRTEAFHRRLADLNQTAIALPWITSDMLPQAFKELSSNSRMLQLAAEELYVQNEELLRTRNLLEEQCDRYQNLFDFAPNAYLLTNTQGIIQEVNHLATTLFKVAKHYLIGKPLINFVPLEERRRFRNELSEVSRSDKSRELSISLQQRDGKLFHSALTVAAVRNQYDKPINLLWVLREIPEPEQREANNEIYFTENRFIYKHCKGETITLNPSEIFYVCQGLVKLNTFCETGEEVLTGLAAEKMVFGSSLTSLQTYQATALTDVELVSIDVGEIASPVLSHALLPKINQRLRQTESFLAISGRQRVQERLHHLLLFLKQEIGQPVSQGTRLNFRLTHEELASACCTTRVTITRLMGKLQQQGVIRFDSKKHIILQNLT; this is translated from the coding sequence GTGAAGATAGAAGAGTTTATTCAACGTACAGAAGCATTTCACAGGCGTTTAGCAGACTTGAACCAAACTGCGATCGCATTACCTTGGATAACATCGGACATGTTACCGCAAGCTTTTAAAGAACTTAGTAGCAACTCCAGGATGTTGCAATTAGCCGCTGAGGAACTATATGTACAAAATGAGGAACTACTCCGCACGCGAAATTTGCTTGAAGAACAATGCGATCGCTACCAGAATTTATTTGATTTTGCACCAAACGCTTATTTATTAACTAATACTCAAGGCATAATTCAAGAAGTTAACCATCTTGCTACTACATTGTTTAAGGTTGCCAAACATTATCTAATAGGCAAACCATTAATTAACTTTGTTCCTTTAGAAGAACGTCGGCGCTTTCGCAATGAATTAAGTGAAGTATCTCGGTCAGATAAAAGTAGAGAATTATCAATCAGCTTGCAGCAACGCGATGGAAAATTATTTCATTCAGCTTTGACAGTAGCTGCTGTTCGCAATCAGTACGATAAACCGATAAACTTACTCTGGGTGTTGCGTGAAATTCCTGAGCCTGAGCAAAGAGAAGCTAATAACGAAATTTACTTTACCGAAAATCGCTTTATATATAAACATTGCAAAGGAGAAACTATAACCCTCAACCCATCAGAAATTTTTTATGTTTGTCAGGGTTTAGTTAAACTTAATACATTTTGTGAAACTGGCGAAGAAGTGCTGACAGGGTTAGCAGCTGAAAAAATGGTTTTTGGCTCTAGTTTGACTTCTTTACAAACTTACCAAGCAACAGCGCTGACGGATGTTGAGTTAGTTTCAATTGATGTTGGAGAAATAGCATCTCCGGTGCTGAGTCATGCACTTTTACCAAAAATTAATCAAAGATTGCGGCAAACAGAATCTTTTTTAGCTATTTCCGGAAGGCAACGAGTACAAGAGCGTTTACATCATTTATTATTATTTTTAAAACAAGAAATCGGTCAACCCGTCTCACAAGGAACCCGCTTAAATTTTCGCCTCACCCACGAAGAACTTGCTAGCGCGTGTTGTACTACCAGAGTTACAATTACGCGATTGATGGGCAAGTTACAACAACAAGGTGTAATTAGATTTGATTCAAAAAAGCATATAATTCTGCAAAATTTAACTTAG
- the fni gene encoding type 2 isopentenyl-diphosphate Delta-isomerase, whose protein sequence is MNVPTSFSTQTRKADHIRICLEEDVQCQQITNGLERYRFIHCCLPELDRNDIDISTTFLGKTLLAPLLISSMTGGTEQAGIINRRLAEVAQHYKIAMGVGSQRIAVEKPSVADTFALRKYAPDVLLLANLGAVQFNYKYGLDECLRVVDILEADALILHLNPLQECIQARGDTNFNGLLDKIAELCSKIPVPVIVKEVGNGISAKMAEKLIAAGVTAIDVAGAGGTSWAKVESERAENALQRRLGQTFADWGLPTAECITSIRTVAPKVPLIASGGLRHGLDAAKAIALKADIAGLAMPFLQAAAVGETALCDLADVLIAEITTVLFCTGNATLYQLQNSGSLQKIQT, encoded by the coding sequence GTGAACGTTCCCACCAGCTTTTCTACGCAAACTCGCAAGGCAGACCACATCCGCATCTGTCTAGAGGAAGATGTTCAATGTCAGCAAATCACTAATGGACTGGAACGCTATCGCTTTATTCATTGTTGCTTACCCGAATTAGACCGAAATGACATTGATATCAGCACAACGTTTTTAGGGAAAACTCTCTTAGCACCGTTGTTAATCTCTTCCATGACTGGGGGTACCGAACAAGCGGGAATCATTAACCGTCGTTTGGCAGAAGTCGCACAACACTATAAAATAGCAATGGGTGTTGGTTCTCAACGCATAGCAGTAGAAAAACCCTCAGTTGCTGATACGTTTGCGCTACGAAAGTACGCTCCGGATGTTTTGCTACTTGCGAATTTGGGCGCTGTGCAATTTAATTATAAATACGGTTTAGATGAATGTCTGCGCGTAGTCGATATCTTGGAAGCCGATGCTTTGATTTTACACTTAAACCCCTTGCAAGAATGCATCCAAGCGCGAGGCGATACAAATTTTAACGGTTTGCTTGACAAAATAGCAGAATTATGTAGTAAAATACCCGTGCCTGTAATTGTTAAAGAAGTAGGTAATGGTATTTCTGCAAAAATGGCAGAGAAACTGATTGCCGCTGGTGTGACAGCGATTGATGTAGCCGGTGCGGGTGGTACGTCTTGGGCAAAAGTAGAAAGCGAAAGAGCAGAAAATGCGCTACAACGGCGTTTAGGACAAACCTTTGCTGATTGGGGTTTACCGACAGCAGAGTGTATTACGAGTATTCGCACCGTTGCACCGAAAGTGCCATTGATAGCTTCAGGGGGATTGCGTCACGGACTGGATGCAGCAAAAGCGATCGCACTCAAAGCAGATATCGCAGGTTTGGCAATGCCATTCTTGCAAGCAGCAGCGGTGGGAGAAACAGCATTGTGCGATTTGGCTGATGTCTTAATTGCCGAAATCACCACAGTGCTATTCTGCACTGGTAATGCTACCTTATATCAGTTGCAAAATTCTGGAAGTTTACAAAAAATACAAACTTAA
- a CDS encoding Crp/Fnr family transcriptional regulator has translation MLVTKNPDLPRNKLLAALPDEDYQRLVPDLEFVELPIKQVLYEPEEPIKHVYFVNQGIVSIVYTTEDGSTVEVGMVGNEGMVGIPVFLGGNMTTTTAFVQVPGNAMRMNAVRLKAEFDLGGSLQKSLLLYTQALLTQITHTAVSNRLNTVEERLARWLLMVADLTQSDEFPLTQEFIAQMLGVRRSGVTVAAGILSQAGMIRYSRGRITILNREGLEATSGESYRVIKREFSRLFDTERA, from the coding sequence ATCTTAGTGACCAAAAATCCCGATTTACCAAGAAATAAGCTGCTTGCGGCTTTGCCAGATGAGGATTACCAACGCCTTGTTCCTGACCTAGAGTTCGTCGAACTTCCAATCAAACAAGTTCTCTACGAACCAGAAGAACCCATTAAACACGTCTATTTTGTCAATCAGGGAATAGTTTCGATAGTCTACACTACCGAGGACGGCTCGACAGTCGAAGTCGGTATGGTGGGCAATGAGGGTATGGTAGGTATTCCCGTATTTTTGGGAGGCAACATGACAACCACAACCGCATTTGTGCAGGTTCCTGGCAATGCTATGAGGATGAACGCTGTTCGGCTGAAAGCGGAGTTTGACCTTGGTGGTTCGCTGCAAAAATCGCTGCTGCTCTACACCCAAGCACTGTTGACCCAGATTACCCACACAGCTGTGAGCAACCGCTTGAATACGGTGGAAGAACGACTTGCCCGCTGGCTGTTGATGGTCGCTGACCTGACGCAATCAGATGAGTTTCCACTGACTCAGGAATTTATCGCCCAGATGCTCGGTGTGCGTCGCTCTGGTGTGACGGTGGCTGCTGGGATTCTCAGCCAAGCCGGAATGATTCGCTACAGCCGTGGCAGAATTACCATCCTCAATCGGGAGGGTTTGGAAGCAACTTCTGGCGAGAGTTATAGAGTGATAAAAAGGGAATTTTCGCGGTTATTTGACACTGAGCGTGCGTAG
- a CDS encoding NUDIX hydrolase → MSRKAKKVFKQSGVIPYRVTNGKIEVLLVTTSDCKNWVIPKGGICNGMSPPASAAKEAWEEAGVIGEVDRNELGTYKYRKKGKIYQVKTFLLAVETVLSDWPEANQRRRQWLDPSKAIKRVKKASLKQILKGFS, encoded by the coding sequence ATGAGTCGAAAAGCCAAAAAAGTATTTAAACAATCAGGAGTAATTCCCTACAGAGTCACAAACGGAAAAATTGAAGTTTTGCTCGTGACAACTAGCGACTGTAAAAATTGGGTAATTCCCAAAGGAGGTATTTGCAATGGAATGAGTCCCCCCGCTTCCGCCGCAAAAGAAGCGTGGGAAGAAGCCGGGGTAATTGGGGAGGTGGATCGTAATGAACTTGGCACGTACAAATATCGCAAAAAAGGCAAAATTTACCAAGTCAAGACGTTTTTGTTAGCAGTTGAAACTGTATTGTCAGATTGGCCCGAAGCGAATCAAAGAAGGCGGCAGTGGTTAGATCCAAGCAAAGCCATCAAGCGGGTTAAGAAAGCTTCACTCAAGCAAATTCTCAAAGGGTTTAGCTGA
- a CDS encoding PPC domain-containing DNA-binding protein yields MKIFPLRLKPDQDLKQSLKNFANQENIKAGFILSAIGSLKQAKIRFANQSDSILLTDKFEILSLNGTIATSGVHLHIAISDKQGKIIGGHLDNECIIYTTGEIIIGTTEQFIFNRTIDEQTGYKELEIIPNNS; encoded by the coding sequence ATGAAAATATTTCCTCTCAGACTCAAACCAGACCAAGATTTGAAGCAAAGTTTAAAAAACTTCGCCAATCAAGAAAATATCAAAGCAGGTTTTATACTAAGTGCAATTGGTAGCCTCAAACAAGCAAAAATTCGCTTTGCAAATCAATCAGATAGCATATTATTAACAGATAAATTTGAAATTCTTTCCCTCAACGGAACAATAGCAACTTCCGGCGTACATTTACATATTGCTATTTCCGATAAACAAGGTAAAATTATCGGCGGACATCTTGACAATGAATGCATTATCTACACAACCGGCGAAATAATAATTGGTACAACAGAACAATTCATCTTCAATAGAACTATCGACGAGCAAACAGGCTATAAAGAACTAGAAATCATTCCCAATAACTCCTAA
- the sppA gene encoding signal peptide peptidase SppA has product MRNFLKQTFASLVGSLLGLIIFCGVGTSTLFFLFLIAATSKDTGPIVKDKSVLVFDLATKITDSEPSSNEVFQQALSGEDDNRMSLRRVIDTLEKARRDKRIVAIYLDATHTGAGSGVAGFATLKEVRQELEKFRASGKKIVAYGMELGEREYYLTSVADTVVVNPLGAMEVNGLSTQTMFLSGALQKYGIGVQVVRVGKFKGAVEPYILPKLSPENREQTQKLLDDVWSEWRVAVAKSRKLTPQKLQAIADSQAVLMADEAKAGGLVDRVDYFDEVVSDLKKLTDSDKEDKTFRQIDLAEYAGVSGKQFGIERDSKNKIAVVYAEGEIVDGQGNDNEVGGDRFAKTFRKLRQDKNVKAVVLRINSPGGSATAAEVMQREVRLTRKIKPVVVSMGDVAASGGYWIASDSNRIFAEPNTITGSIGVFGLLLNGQKLANDNGITWDSVKTGRYADSQTVSRPKSPEELAVYQRSVNRIYNLFINKVSQGRKLPQQKVAEIAQGRVWSGVAAKQIGLVDEIGGIDAAIDYAAKSANLANDWELQEHPRHSTFEERFFGGVTQEARTVLGIKTTTKSPDLLTAEFQKLQKELAIMQKMNDPLGVYARLPFNFTIK; this is encoded by the coding sequence ATGCGTAATTTTCTCAAACAAACTTTTGCTAGCTTAGTTGGCAGCTTACTGGGACTGATTATTTTCTGCGGTGTCGGCACCAGCACACTGTTCTTTCTATTTCTTATCGCTGCTACTTCCAAAGACACTGGACCTATAGTTAAGGATAAGTCAGTGTTGGTTTTTGACTTGGCAACGAAAATCACTGACAGCGAACCAAGTTCTAATGAAGTTTTTCAGCAAGCACTATCAGGTGAAGATGACAATAGAATGTCACTCCGCAGGGTGATCGATACTTTAGAAAAAGCGCGTCGTGATAAACGAATTGTCGCTATCTACTTAGATGCTACTCATACCGGAGCGGGTAGTGGTGTTGCGGGTTTTGCGACTCTTAAAGAAGTCCGTCAGGAGTTGGAGAAGTTCCGCGCTTCTGGGAAAAAGATTGTAGCATACGGTATGGAATTGGGGGAACGGGAATATTATCTAACTTCGGTTGCTGATACCGTTGTCGTCAATCCCTTGGGAGCGATGGAAGTTAACGGTTTGAGTACACAAACAATGTTTTTATCCGGAGCATTGCAAAAGTACGGAATTGGTGTTCAAGTTGTGCGCGTTGGTAAATTTAAAGGCGCGGTGGAACCGTATATACTGCCAAAATTGAGTCCGGAGAACCGCGAACAAACTCAAAAATTGTTAGATGATGTTTGGTCAGAATGGCGTGTTGCGGTGGCTAAAAGTCGCAAACTTACTCCCCAAAAATTGCAGGCGATCGCTGATAGTCAAGCTGTCTTAATGGCTGATGAAGCCAAAGCTGGCGGTTTGGTGGATCGGGTAGACTATTTTGATGAAGTAGTTAGCGATTTGAAGAAGTTAACTGATAGCGACAAGGAAGATAAAACATTCCGTCAAATCGACTTAGCAGAATACGCCGGAGTTTCTGGCAAGCAATTTGGTATAGAACGCGACTCTAAAAATAAGATTGCTGTGGTTTATGCGGAAGGGGAAATTGTCGATGGTCAAGGTAATGATAATGAAGTTGGAGGCGATCGCTTTGCCAAAACCTTCCGCAAACTACGACAAGATAAAAATGTGAAAGCCGTTGTCCTGCGAATCAACAGTCCCGGTGGTAGCGCTACTGCTGCTGAAGTGATGCAGCGAGAAGTACGGCTAACTCGCAAAATCAAACCGGTTGTTGTCTCAATGGGAGATGTCGCTGCCTCTGGTGGTTACTGGATAGCTAGCGATTCCAACCGCATTTTCGCGGAACCAAACACCATCACAGGTTCAATCGGTGTCTTTGGCTTACTCTTAAATGGGCAAAAACTGGCGAATGACAACGGCATCACCTGGGATTCCGTCAAAACCGGACGCTATGCTGATAGTCAAACCGTCTCTCGTCCCAAATCTCCCGAAGAGTTAGCTGTTTATCAGCGCAGTGTAAACCGCATTTATAATCTATTTATCAACAAAGTTTCTCAAGGTCGCAAACTTCCACAACAAAAGGTAGCAGAAATCGCTCAAGGACGAGTTTGGTCTGGGGTAGCGGCAAAGCAAATCGGCTTAGTTGATGAAATTGGCGGCATTGATGCTGCTATAGATTATGCGGCTAAAAGCGCGAATTTAGCAAACGATTGGGAATTACAAGAGCATCCCAGACACAGCACCTTTGAAGAACGCTTTTTTGGCGGGGTAACTCAAGAAGCGCGGACTGTTTTGGGAATTAAGACAACAACTAAATCACCCGATTTACTAACTGCTGAATTCCAAAAACTACAAAAGGAATTAGCGATTATGCAAAAAATGAACGATCCCCTCGGCGTTTATGCTCGTTTGCCATTCAACTTTACGATTAAATAA
- a CDS encoding DUF2157 domain-containing protein: MVLDNFRRKLRQEAQKWRDEGIISSSCYQDLGKRYQFDNLEIAARDRFVFIVIAIGSILLSLGIITFVAANWQAWSRDVKFVILISLFFATTITGFFSFREPTLNAEGKKQPRSKQLLGEGLLILGALILGANIALMAQMFNISGSTSQLFLCWGLGVLIMAYGLSLTSLGVLSIILLQIGYWTGLGELSYSATDFSWSRLLVQHMPLFIWLLFVPLAYLCRSRWIFALAAIAFTISLQFNLNPLQRLAYNNTAPWVASFAFALPAALFWSYDDLLFPTINFRLFQPLAQSLSLWFFGTLFYVLSFYWVWQYPSSGFYPLTTNSPIRSFPLIDLGILSGLVVLQWLFMLRYRNSLTRRGIDITNVFITSFIVIVAFIPFWHQAVTRIPALAVFIFNILLGIFAFGLMRHGIEYGDRRTFWGGMLLLTLQIISRMWEYDTDLIFRSFVFAMCGVGIISAGLWFERRITVK, encoded by the coding sequence ATGGTATTAGACAATTTTCGCCGAAAATTACGCCAAGAAGCACAAAAATGGCGGGATGAAGGAATTATTAGTTCTTCATGTTATCAAGACCTAGGAAAACGTTATCAATTTGATAACCTGGAAATAGCTGCACGCGATCGCTTCGTTTTCATCGTGATTGCGATCGGCAGCATTCTGTTAAGCTTAGGCATAATTACCTTTGTAGCCGCAAACTGGCAAGCATGGTCACGAGATGTCAAATTTGTGATTTTGATCAGTTTGTTTTTCGCAACTACCATCACAGGTTTTTTCTCTTTTAGAGAACCTACACTTAATGCCGAAGGAAAAAAGCAGCCACGTAGCAAACAACTATTAGGAGAAGGTTTGCTAATTTTAGGCGCTTTGATATTAGGTGCAAATATTGCGTTAATGGCGCAAATGTTTAACATCAGCGGTTCAACTTCCCAACTATTCTTGTGCTGGGGGTTGGGTGTTTTAATCATGGCATATGGACTTAGCTTGACTTCCTTAGGAGTGTTATCAATTATCCTTTTACAAATAGGATATTGGACGGGGTTAGGAGAATTATCTTACTCTGCAACTGACTTTAGTTGGTCGCGATTGTTGGTGCAACACATGCCATTATTTATTTGGTTGCTGTTTGTACCCTTAGCTTATTTATGCCGATCGCGTTGGATATTTGCACTCGCAGCGATCGCCTTTACCATTTCCTTGCAATTCAACCTCAATCCACTGCAACGTTTAGCTTATAATAATACAGCGCCTTGGGTTGCATCTTTTGCTTTTGCACTTCCAGCCGCATTATTTTGGAGTTACGATGACCTACTATTCCCCACAATCAATTTTAGGTTATTTCAACCCCTCGCCCAAAGTCTCTCGCTATGGTTTTTCGGAACTCTATTTTACGTCCTTTCCTTTTATTGGGTTTGGCAATATCCATCTTCCGGATTTTATCCCCTAACAACCAACTCACCGATTAGGTCATTTCCCCTAATTGATTTAGGAATTCTTAGCGGTTTAGTAGTATTGCAATGGTTGTTTATGCTGCGTTATCGCAACAGCCTAACCCGCAGAGGAATAGATATCACCAATGTCTTCATTACCAGCTTTATTGTCATCGTCGCCTTCATACCTTTTTGGCATCAAGCTGTTACTCGCATTCCCGCTTTAGCAGTTTTTATCTTCAATATTCTTCTGGGAATATTCGCCTTTGGACTTATGCGACACGGCATAGAATACGGTGATAGACGCACATTTTGGGGCGGAATGCTGTTATTAACCCTGCAAATTATTAGCCGCATGTGGGAATATGACACAGACTTAATTTTCCGGTCATTTGTCTTTGCTATGTGCGGTGTCGGTATCATTAGCGCCGGACTTTGGTTTGAACGGCGAATAACAGTCAAATAA